In Nitrospira sp., a single genomic region encodes these proteins:
- a CDS encoding DoxX family protein, with protein MKTCFQTNEEWTGLILRLTLGLVMFPHGAQKLLGWFGGSGFSGTMGFFTETMHLPWIIGFLVIIGEFFGSLGLLAGLLTRFTAASLSVIMLGAIVTSHLPHGFFMNWFGNQQGEGYEYHLLAIGIGLALLVTGGGRWALDTLIADKV; from the coding sequence ATGAAGACGTGCTTTCAAACCAACGAAGAGTGGACCGGTCTGATTCTCCGGCTGACTTTGGGACTGGTCATGTTCCCTCACGGCGCGCAGAAGCTGCTGGGCTGGTTCGGCGGGTCCGGGTTCTCGGGGACGATGGGATTCTTTACGGAGACGATGCATTTGCCGTGGATCATCGGCTTCCTCGTCATCATCGGTGAATTCTTCGGCAGCCTCGGATTATTGGCGGGCCTCCTCACCCGCTTTACAGCCGCGAGCCTGAGCGTCATCATGTTGGGAGCGATCGTGACAAGCCATTTACCGCATGGATTCTTCATGAACTGGTTCGGCAATCAACAGGGTGAAGGCTACGAGTATCATCTTCTGGCAATCGGCATCGGGCTCGCGCTGCTGGTGACCGGAGGAGGCCGCTGGGCTCTGGACACCCTCATCGCGGACAAGGTGTGA
- a CDS encoding sugar phosphate nucleotidyltransferase, giving the protein MQHGNGRENLWSIVLAGGDGVRTKEFIRRWFGYERPKQYCTFVGSRSMFQHTLDRAAKLTPWERVVVVAARHHQHEVWAQLDGRPAGMVLLQPKNVDTAAGIFLPLTFILARDPWATVVIYPSDHFVHPEDSFVAAVEQAVRGSAGLDGRPVLLGVKPDSLELEYGWIKPGRFLGWTGKAPVHAVETFLEKPDEAAAIEAEAAGSLWNTMVLAAEGRTLWSLGWTCFPEMMPLFERLKEAIDTAEELRVLDEIYTIMPPRNFSSHLLECAPERPAVMEMTRVLWSDWGKPERILSGLEKIGKRPATAEVALPFVYVG; this is encoded by the coding sequence ATGCAGCACGGAAATGGACGAGAGAATTTGTGGTCGATCGTATTGGCAGGCGGTGACGGAGTGCGGACCAAGGAATTCATCCGGCGTTGGTTCGGCTACGAGAGGCCGAAGCAATACTGCACTTTCGTCGGTTCTCGCTCGATGTTCCAGCACACCCTCGACCGAGCGGCCAAATTGACCCCCTGGGAGCGCGTGGTCGTCGTGGCGGCCCGACACCATCAACATGAAGTCTGGGCCCAGCTCGATGGCAGACCGGCCGGCATGGTGCTGTTACAGCCTAAGAACGTGGACACGGCGGCCGGCATATTTCTGCCCCTCACTTTCATCTTGGCGCGTGATCCGTGGGCGACCGTGGTGATCTATCCATCGGATCATTTCGTCCATCCGGAGGATTCGTTTGTGGCTGCAGTCGAGCAGGCGGTGCGGGGAAGCGCCGGTCTTGACGGCCGACCCGTCTTACTCGGGGTCAAACCGGACAGCCTGGAATTGGAGTATGGCTGGATCAAGCCGGGACGCTTTCTGGGATGGACAGGGAAGGCGCCCGTCCATGCGGTGGAGACGTTCCTTGAGAAACCAGACGAGGCCGCTGCCATCGAAGCCGAGGCCGCCGGCAGTCTGTGGAATACGATGGTACTGGCAGCCGAAGGAAGAACACTCTGGAGCTTGGGATGGACGTGCTTTCCCGAGATGATGCCGCTCTTCGAACGGCTGAAAGAAGCCATCGACACGGCTGAGGAACTGAGGGTCCTTGACGAAATCTATACGATCATGCCGCCCCGGAACTTCTCCTCGCACCTGCTCGAATGCGCGCCGGAACGGCCCGCGGTCATGGAAATGACGAGGGTCCTCTGGAGTGACTGGGGGAAGCCCGAGCGAATCCTGTCGGGTCTCGAAAAGATCGGGAAACGGCCGGCGA
- a CDS encoding ATP-binding protein gives MKSLQGLIRRSALVLMAGLLLIFSVLMYAGGDALVRRFVDGRLLGLAETLAKIVEQHPDLIERSGEDFALAAGVKRNEKQQHELQEVTHSLRIFSPEGRLLWKGSDAVAQPPINEKVFERIRLGNTVFETVESADDAPVRQLFLPVPRHGEARYVLQAEASLLLYRETLKGLALLLTFGTGTILFVAWVASGWLAKKVLTPIEVVSTGAETMSEADLGKRLTLDSPYQEFRRLTQAFNSVMDRFQRSVDSQRRFIDHAAHEMQTPLTVLQGNLEVALLKARTSEEYRDALINNLEQVGRLISLTRSLLTLAKFTADKPPVHLAPLALEPLIRDLVAELTILFDERRITLSCESQSVPPVLGDAQWVKQALINLLDNALRYTPPGGAVTVRLQAIGEGVAVIVEDTGHGIEPEHLPHLFERFYRTDWARSKDSGGTGLGLPIVKEIAEAHGGAISVMSHVDKGSVFTLRFPVHTPRTIPA, from the coding sequence ATGAAGTCTCTCCAAGGGTTGATCCGTCGGTCTGCCCTCGTCCTGATGGCGGGGCTCCTCCTTATCTTTTCCGTCCTGATGTACGCCGGAGGCGACGCCCTGGTGCGCCGCTTCGTGGACGGCAGGCTGCTGGGGTTGGCGGAGACGCTAGCCAAGATCGTTGAGCAGCACCCCGACCTCATCGAGAGATCCGGTGAGGACTTTGCGCTTGCCGCGGGGGTGAAGCGGAACGAGAAACAACAGCACGAGCTGCAGGAAGTCACCCATTCTCTTCGGATCTTCTCGCCGGAAGGTCGCCTACTCTGGAAGGGATCCGATGCGGTGGCGCAGCCGCCGATCAATGAGAAGGTCTTCGAACGAATTCGCCTCGGAAACACCGTGTTTGAAACCGTTGAGTCGGCCGATGACGCCCCCGTTCGACAGCTGTTCTTGCCCGTTCCCCGTCACGGTGAGGCGCGGTACGTGTTGCAGGCTGAAGCATCCCTGCTGCTGTACCGAGAGACACTCAAGGGGCTTGCGCTCCTCCTGACCTTTGGAACGGGAACCATCCTTTTCGTCGCCTGGGTGGCCAGCGGATGGCTGGCCAAAAAAGTGCTGACCCCGATCGAGGTGGTGAGTACCGGCGCCGAAACGATGTCTGAAGCCGACCTGGGAAAACGATTGACTCTCGATTCACCGTATCAGGAATTTCGTCGGCTTACCCAGGCATTCAACTCCGTGATGGACCGGTTTCAGCGGAGCGTTGATAGTCAACGCCGATTTATCGACCATGCCGCTCACGAAATGCAGACGCCTTTGACCGTCTTGCAGGGCAACCTGGAGGTCGCGCTCCTCAAAGCCAGGACCTCGGAAGAATATCGCGACGCGCTTATCAACAATCTTGAGCAAGTGGGACGTCTGATCTCGCTGACGCGTTCCCTGTTGACGCTCGCGAAGTTCACCGCCGACAAGCCTCCCGTTCACCTCGCGCCGCTCGCCTTGGAGCCATTGATCCGCGATCTCGTGGCCGAATTGACCATTCTTTTCGACGAGCGCCGAATCACCTTGTCGTGTGAATCCCAATCGGTCCCACCTGTCCTGGGCGATGCACAGTGGGTCAAACAAGCGTTGATCAATCTCCTCGACAACGCCCTTCGCTACACCCCGCCCGGCGGAGCCGTGACTGTCCGCTTGCAGGCGATCGGGGAAGGGGTCGCTGTGATTGTCGAGGATACGGGCCACGGGATCGAGCCGGAACATCTGCCTCATCTCTTCGAGCGATTTTATCGGACCGACTGGGCACGGTCGAAGGATTCCGGTGGCACCGGACTCGGACTTCCGATCGTCAAGGAAATCGCGGAAGCCCACGGCGGCGCGATTTCGGTGATGAGCCATGTCGACAAGGGCTCGGTCTTTACCCTGCGGTTTCCTGTTCACACTCCTCGGACGATTCCTGCCTAG
- a CDS encoding DsbA family oxidoreductase, with amino-acid sequence MNQQIENASIDVYSDVVCPWCYVGKRRLEGALARLQGSVKASIAWRPFQLNPTMPKEGMERTAYLEAKFGSMDAFKRLEEHVSEAGREERMAFAFDKIARTPNTLLAHRLIWHAARHDSQDPVVESLFKGYFEEGEDIGSSATLVRLAQRAGLEGAEVEHLFQTDEGVAEVKVEEAVGHRLGIRGVPYFVLNGRYAVSGAQPVERFVAAIERVQAQPTTIEAGPAGRR; translated from the coding sequence ATGAATCAGCAGATTGAAAATGCTTCCATCGACGTCTATTCCGATGTCGTCTGCCCTTGGTGCTACGTCGGGAAGCGCCGATTAGAAGGGGCGCTGGCGCGATTGCAGGGTTCGGTGAAGGCCTCGATCGCCTGGCGCCCGTTCCAGTTGAATCCCACGATGCCGAAGGAAGGCATGGAGCGAACGGCCTACCTTGAAGCCAAGTTCGGCAGCATGGATGCCTTCAAACGGTTGGAGGAGCACGTGTCGGAGGCGGGGCGCGAGGAGCGAATGGCGTTTGCGTTTGATAAGATCGCCAGGACACCGAATACGTTGCTGGCGCACCGATTGATCTGGCATGCCGCACGACACGACAGTCAGGACCCGGTGGTGGAGTCGCTGTTCAAGGGTTATTTCGAAGAGGGGGAGGATATCGGATCGAGTGCGACGCTCGTGCGATTGGCGCAGCGTGCCGGACTTGAGGGGGCCGAGGTGGAACACCTCTTTCAAACGGATGAGGGAGTGGCGGAGGTCAAGGTCGAAGAAGCGGTCGGCCACCGACTCGGAATTCGCGGCGTCCCGTACTTCGTGCTGAACGGCAGATACGCGGTCTCGGGCGCGCAGCCGGTCGAACGGTTTGTCGCGGCGATCGAACGAGTCCAGGCGCAACCGACGACGATCGAGGCGGGTCCG
- the rnk gene encoding nucleoside diphosphate kinase regulator, translating into MERAIYMTDFDLKRLRELVGVGITFKGKDAEYLRSLERELDRAHIVDSKAIPKDVVTMNSRVRFVDLYSGEERVCTVVFPSDANIEQDKISVLAPIGTALLGYRVGDTIEWRVPSGNKQVKIEEILYQPEAAGHFDL; encoded by the coding sequence ATGGAGCGGGCGATCTATATGACGGACTTCGATCTCAAGCGACTCAGAGAACTCGTCGGAGTGGGCATTACCTTCAAGGGAAAGGATGCCGAGTATCTCCGTAGCTTGGAGAGGGAATTGGATCGGGCTCACATCGTTGACTCGAAAGCGATTCCCAAGGATGTGGTGACGATGAATTCACGCGTCAGGTTTGTCGATCTCTATAGCGGAGAGGAACGGGTCTGCACCGTGGTGTTTCCCAGCGACGCGAACATCGAGCAGGACAAGATCTCCGTGTTGGCCCCCATCGGCACTGCTTTGCTGGGGTACCGAGTGGGAGATACGATCGAGTGGCGCGTGCCTTCGGGCAACAAACAGGTGAAAATCGAGGAAATCCTCTATCAACCGGAAGCGGCGGGGCATTTCGACCTGTAA
- a CDS encoding response regulator transcription factor yields MGEPMRLLLVEDDLDLAQFIRKGLKEEQYAVDFAADGEAGLALALGNPYDLLILDIMLPKLDGLALCRRLRTVGNMTPVLLLTARNTVEDKVSGFDTGADQFLTKPFAFAELLARIRALLRRGGPQQLVHLTAADLELDPASHRVWRAGKEITLTNKEYALLEFLLRNKNRVLTRTAIIEHVWDISYDPMTNIVDAHIRALRAKMDRDCSPQLIATVRGAGYMLQEPEPVA; encoded by the coding sequence ATGGGAGAGCCTATGCGACTGTTGCTGGTTGAAGATGATTTGGACCTCGCGCAGTTCATCCGCAAAGGGCTGAAGGAGGAGCAGTATGCGGTGGACTTCGCCGCCGATGGCGAAGCAGGGTTGGCGTTGGCCTTGGGTAACCCTTACGATCTGTTGATCCTCGACATCATGTTGCCCAAGCTCGACGGGCTTGCTCTGTGTCGACGTCTACGCACTGTCGGGAACATGACTCCAGTGCTGCTCCTTACGGCGCGTAACACCGTAGAGGATAAGGTCTCCGGTTTCGATACCGGAGCGGACCAATTTCTGACCAAACCGTTCGCGTTTGCCGAATTGCTGGCTCGGATCCGGGCGTTGCTGCGTCGGGGAGGGCCGCAACAGCTGGTCCATCTGACGGCAGCAGACCTGGAGTTGGATCCGGCGTCCCATCGCGTCTGGCGGGCGGGAAAAGAAATCACGCTGACGAATAAAGAATATGCGCTGCTCGAATTTCTCCTCCGCAACAAGAATCGAGTGCTGACACGAACGGCGATCATCGAACACGTGTGGGACATCAGTTACGACCCGATGACGAACATTGTCGATGCCCACATTCGGGCCCTGCGCGCCAAAATGGACCGGGATTGTTCGCCTCAGCTGATCGCGACGGTGCGCGGTGCGGGGTACATGCTGCAGGAGCCGGAACCGGTCGCATGA
- a CDS encoding pirin family protein yields the protein MNKQASIATAGTKELIGVYQAGSQHMVGDGFPVRNMIPGAGVDEQLSPFLLLDYMGPEHFPPTDRRLGVGEHPHRGFETVTIMYQGKVAHRDSTGSGGVIGPGDVQWMTAASGIVHEELHEQEFARRGGTLEGIQLWVNLPKAFKMTKPGYQTLVNDAIPAVELGGGVGRLRVIAGEFLGQKGPAKTFSPVHLYDLRLNAGHRIELSLPEGFNTSVFVLHGRLVVNGTRSAGEVELALFGRSGDRMTLEADADSTVLILSGEPIDEPIARYGPFVMNTQAEIVQAVNDYRAGRMGHLS from the coding sequence ATGAACAAGCAGGCCTCGATCGCAACAGCCGGAACGAAGGAACTCATCGGCGTCTATCAGGCAGGGTCTCAGCATATGGTCGGCGACGGGTTTCCGGTGCGCAACATGATTCCGGGAGCCGGAGTGGACGAGCAATTGTCTCCGTTCTTGCTCCTGGACTACATGGGGCCGGAACATTTCCCGCCGACCGATCGACGGCTCGGTGTGGGCGAACATCCGCATAGGGGATTCGAGACGGTGACGATCATGTACCAGGGCAAGGTCGCCCATCGCGACTCGACGGGAAGCGGGGGCGTCATCGGCCCCGGCGATGTGCAATGGATGACGGCCGCGTCCGGCATCGTGCATGAAGAGCTGCACGAACAGGAGTTCGCCAGGCGCGGAGGCACGTTGGAGGGTATCCAACTCTGGGTGAATCTGCCGAAGGCGTTCAAGATGACGAAGCCTGGGTATCAGACGCTGGTGAACGATGCGATTCCCGCGGTCGAGCTCGGCGGAGGCGTCGGACGCCTTCGCGTCATCGCCGGGGAGTTTCTGGGACAGAAGGGTCCGGCCAAGACGTTCAGCCCGGTTCACCTGTATGATCTGCGACTGAACGCAGGACATCGGATCGAACTGTCGCTGCCCGAGGGATTCAATACGTCGGTGTTCGTGCTGCACGGACGTCTCGTGGTCAACGGAACCCGATCGGCGGGAGAAGTCGAACTGGCCCTGTTCGGGCGCTCAGGCGATCGCATGACGCTCGAAGCCGACGCGGATTCGACCGTGCTCATCCTCAGCGGAGAGCCGATCGACGAACCGATCGCGCGCTATGGTCCGTTCGTTATGAATACCCAAGCGGAGATCGTGCAAGCCGTGAATGACTATCGCGCCGGGAGAATGGGGCACTTGTCCTAA